The sequence GCCAGTATGTTTGGCAAAAAGGACCAGGCCATATTGCTGGATTGCCGGAGCCTGAAATATGAATATATTCCGCTGGAACTGCACCAGTATTCCATTTTATTAATGGATACCAGGGTAAAACATTCCCTGGCTTCAGGTGAATATAATGTCCGGCGAGAGCAGTGTGAAATGGGGGTTCGGGCTTTACGGAAAATATATCCGCAAGTGCTCAGCCTTCGCGATGCGAACCGGGCTATGATTGAATATACTTTGAAAGATACCGTGCCTGACCTGGTCTATACCCGTTGCAAATATGTAGTGGAAGAGAACCTGCGGTTGCAGGTCGGATGCGAGGCACTCCGGCGAAATGACCTGGTGGCTTTTGGTAAAAAAATGTTTGCTTCCCATATTGGCTTGAGCAAATTATATGATGTGAGTTGCCCGGAACTGGATTTCCTTGTAGAGCTTGCCCGGGAAGAGCATGCAATCTTAGGGGCTCGCATGATGGGCGGCGGTTTTGGGGGTTCTACCATCAACCTGATAAGGAAACCATTCATAAATGAAGTAGTGGAAAGAATGGGGAAATCATATAAAAACCGTTTTGGCCAGGAACCGCTGGCACATATCTGTAATATTTCAGATGGGACGCAGGTGACTTCTGCTTTTTAAAAAATATGTGTATTTTACCTGCTCCTTATGTTATCTGCTAAAGCACAATATGCCATCCATGCCCTGACTTTCCTGGGGGAAAATTTCCAAAAAGGATATATTCCCATCAACCAGATTGCAGAAAAAAGAAAGATTCCGCCTAAATTTTTGGAGGCCATTTTACTTGAATTCAGAAAAGCAGGTCTGCTAGGCAGTAAGGCCGGAAAAAATGGGGGTTACTACCTGTTGAAAAATCCAAAGCAAATTGAAATGGTCCAGATATTGCGGTTGATGGATGGCCCCATTGCCCTGCTGCCATGTGTATCAAAAAAGTTTTACGAACCCTGCCGGTTATGCCCATACGAGGAGGCAAACTGCAATATCCGGCGAATTTTCCTTGAAGTAAGGGACGCAACCCTGCAAGTTATAGAAGGAAAATCTTTATATGATCTCATGCAAAAGGGCGACCTTTTTAATGGGGATTATGTGATTTAATGTTTTAAATATTGATAATCAACCACTTAGTTAAATGATAAATTGCTATATAATATACCTATTAAAACTATAGGAATAATGATATTTGTATTTTATCTTTGCTTCCTGGACAATCAACTGAAACGGGAATGCGTTATACGTCACTCCGATACGTTGGATGTATATAATAAATCACAATTGATGCCAGGTCCAATTATTGGGCTTTTGAATAAAACCATTGTATGAGCGCTGCAAACGTAGTACTGCCTACCAGTTTGTTCTCCCCAAAAGAACAGGAACAGGTGCAGGAATTGATTCAAAAATTCTCCACCCAGCAACTGCAATGGCTGGCAGGATACCTGACTGGACTTCAGCATAGTAATCAGCAGTTATTGCAATTGATCAACCGTATACCGGTTACCCAGGAATCCATTACAACAGAGCCATTGGCAGGCCAGGATAGTATCACCATATTATTTGGTTCCAAAAGTGGCAATAGCAAGAAAGTCGCCAAAAACCTCCATGATAAACTGATCGCACGGGGGTTTACTGCCTCATTGCAGGACATGAACCAATACCAGCCAGCCAGGTTAAAGGAAGAGAAATGGCTTTTTGTGGTGGTTAGTACGCATGGTGAAGGTGATCCGCCTCCGGCAGCGGAAGATTTACACGCTTTTATTAATGGCAGGAAAGCACCGGCTCTCAAGGATACCCGTTATGCTGTACTTGCTTTGGGAGATAAAAGTTATGCCAGCTATTGTCAAACGGGTAAAGATTTCGATGCGCGCCTTTCTGCCTTGCAGGCAAATCGAATTTTAGAAAGGGCTGATGCTGACGTAGATTATGAAGATACAGCCGAATCCTGGATTGAAGCCGTACTGGCCAAAGTGCAGGAATCATTTTCTTCATCCCCTGTAAAACAGTCATCCCCTGCAACATTATCCTCCGGAAATGGTGCTGCCACAACTAAAACGGCCGTCAGCTATTCAAGGAAAAACCCCTTTACAGCTACTATCCTGGAGAAAGTACAGTTAAATGGCCGGGGGTCTGCTAAAGAAACCTACCATGTGGAAATATCACTGGAGAATAGTGGCTTGAATTATTTGCCGGGAGATACCGTTGGGCTTTGGGTGGAAAATGAACCCTCACTTGTCGAAGGCCTCATCGCCTATAAGAATTGGGACCCTAATACAATTATTATACATAAGGACACGCCATATACTTTATTTGATTTTTTTCGGCAAAAGGCGGAACTAACAACCATCAGTGGTTCATTCCTTACATCGTATATTGCTTTTATCAATGATCCGGCTGATGCACATGCCTTAATTAATATCCTGGGTGATAAACAGGAACTTGGCGCTTTTGTTTATGGGCGGGATATATGGGATGTGCTGCAGCAATTCCCGGCTGCAATAACTGTTGAAGACCTTTGTTCAATACTGCTTCCACTTCAACCAAGATTATATTCCATTGCCAGTTCCATTCAGGCGCATCCAGAAGAAGTGCATATAACTGTTGCACGGGTGAAATACCAGCATAAAAACCGGATACATCGTGGTGTAGCATCTAATTATATTGCCGATATCCTGGAACCAGGAAAGGAAATAAAATTGTTTATTGAATCCAACGAATCATTCCGGCTACCCGAAAGTCAAGGTACACCGGTCATAATGGTTGGCCCAGGGACTGGGATAGCACCGTTCAGGGCCTTTGTGGAAGAGAGGAGCGAAACAGGTGCAGAAGGCAATAACTGGCTCTTTTTTGGCGACCAGCATTTTAGTACAGATTTCCTTTACCAAACTGAATGGCAGCGTTTTATTAAACAGGGTAGCCTTACCCGAATGAATACTGCATTCTCAAGGGATGGTAAAAATAAAATATACGTCCAGCACAGGATGCAACAGCATGCAGCAGAACTCTTTAAATGGCTTGAAAATGGTGCTCATTTTTATGTTTGCGGCGATGCAAAACGGATGGCAAAAGATGTAAAGCAAACCCTGGTTGATATCGTTCAGCAGGAAGGAAAATTGTCTGAAGAAGCAGCTGTAGATTATGTGAAACAATTGATTAAAAAAGGCCGTTACCAGGAAGATGTGTATTGACCTACCTTAAAACCACTAACCCAAACAGACCATGTCGCTTAACCAGGATAAATCAAAACTCAGTGAAGTTGAACACATCAAGGAAAAAAGTAAATTCCTTGAAGGAACTATTCAGGATAGCCTTAAAGATGAGGTTACCGGTAATCTCTATGCGCAGGACCAGCACCTGATTAAATTTCATGGCAGTTATGTACAAAGTGACCGTGAGCTGGATAAGGAGAGAAAGGGACAAAAACTGGAGCCATTATATTCATTTATGATCCGCGTCCGTGTACCAGGTGGTGTGGCAACTCCGGAACAATGGATAGTAATTGATGACCTGGCCACCAAATATGGGATGCCAACCATCAAATTAACTACAAGACAGGCCTTTGAACTTCATAATATATATAAACATAACCTTAAGCAAACTATCAAGGAAATCAATGCTTCACTGCTTGATTCCATTGCTGCCTGTGGAGATGTTAACCGGAATGTGATGAATACCGTGAATCCGCATACGTCTGCCGTACATGATGCAGTCCAGGAAGCGGCAAGGATGGTAAGTGAACACCTTACGCCGCGTACAACAGCTTATTATAAAATCTGGGTGAATGAAGAACAGGTAGTTGGCCCGAATGAGGAAGCTCCGATTGATGAACCGATCTATGGCAAAACCTACCTGCCCAGAAAATTTAAAATAACATTTGCCATTCCGCCCTACAATGATACTGATGTATTTGCCCACGATGTAGGACTTATTGCGATTGAAGAAAAAGGCCGATTGCTGGGATTCAATATAAGTGTCGGCGGTGGCATGGGCATGACTTTTGGCGATGAAACTACTTATCCGCGATTGGGGAATGTAATAGGATTTACCCCTACTGAGCAATTAACAGACGTTTGTGAAAAATTAGTTACCATTCAGCGGGATTATGGCAATCGTGAAAACCGTAAGCTTTCACGATTCAAATATACCATTGATCGTATGGGCCTTGATTTCATAAAAAATGAATTAAATACAAGGCTTGGCTATGACCTGGCACCAGCCCTGCCATTTAAATTTACGACCAATGGTGACAGCTTTGGCTGGATCAAAGGGGTCAATAATAAATGGTATAATACCTTATATATTGAAGGAGGAAGGGTAAAGGATAATGAACAATTCCAATTGCGCAAAGGCCTTCGGGCCATCGCAGAAATGCTTGTTGGCGGTGATTTTAGGCTCACCGGTAACCAAAATGTGGTGATCGGCAATGTGTCAGAAGAACAAAAGCCTAAAGTTGAAGCCTTATTAGAGCAATTCGGAATAAATGCACATCAGAAAGTGAGCAGTCTTCACCAGCATTCCATTGCCTGTGTTGCGCTAAACCTTTGTCCATTGGCCAACAGTGAAGCGGAACGTTACCTTCCATCACTGATTTCAAAAATTCATTCGATCCTGGAAAAATATGGTATCGGCAATGAACCTATTACCATTCGAATGACTGGTTGCCCGAATGGTTGCGGCAGACCTTATTTAGGTGAGATTGGTTTCGTAGGCCGCGCACCCGGAAAATATAATCTTTACCTTGGCGCATCTTTTAATGGTGACCGATTAAATGTGTTATATAAAGAAGCTTTAAGTGAAGAGGAAATTCTGGTCACCCTCGATCCGCTGATCAAGGACTTTGCCAGCCAAAAAAGCAACAACGAACATTTTGGCGATTACATCGTAAGGAAGGGACTCATTCAGCATAGTCATTCAAAATCAGATTTCCACCTTAGTTAATATGTTAGCAGTTGCAGGCATAAATTATCAATCCGCCGGATTTGAACATTTGTCCAGGTTTACAACATCCAATAAAGTTGTTGAACCTTGTGGCGATGGAATTTTGGGTAAAGTGTGGGTTAAGACCTGCAACAGGATAGAGATTTATGCCGACCTTAACCTGCATTGCCAAAAGGCTTCTGAAAAACTACTCTTGCAGCAATTCGGTCTAAATAACAGACCAGAAGGCTTATATATCTATTTTGAGGATGATGCGATGATGCATCTCCTGAAAGTGTCGGCCGGATTGGATTCTGCAATTGTGGGAGAAGACCAGGTATTGCACCAGCTAAAGCAGGCATACAAATTATCCGCTGGTTCGAAATTTAATTCACCCTTGCTGAATAAGCTTTTCCACAAGGCTTTTGAAACTGGCAAAAACGTGAGGACGTTCACCAATATCAATAAGGGCAATGTTTCTGCAGCTTCGATAGCCGTTAGCTTAATACAATCTTTCATTGCTGAATACCAAATACAGAAAAACCCTTCAGTATTAGTGATTGGTGCAGGGGAAACAGGTGCTTTAGTTACACAAATACTGGCTGGCAAAGGAATTCAGGAAATCTCCATATGGAACAGGACTGCCTCAAAAGCAAAAGCAGTGGCCAAACAATATGGTGCATTAGCCATCCCAGTAAAATCACTGGCTGAAAAATTTGCACAAGCTTCTATTGTTGTCGTAGCCATCCGGAAAAAAACACCGCTGCTGGATTATTCACAAACAGCTTCGGGAAAATCTGCAAAACGGATCATCATAGATCTTTCATTGCCCTTTCAGGTTCAGGAAGATGTCGCTTCAAAAAATAGTTTTTTGTACAACCTTGAGCAAATTACAGCGATCAGTGAGGAGAATGCTGAAAAGAGAAAAGAAGCGATAGACGATGCGATGCAGTTAGTTTGGGCGTCACTTCATGAAATAAAAGCCTGGAAAGAGCAGGAATGGGTGGGCCAGACATTACAACAATGGCAAATCCTTTTACACCAGATCCAGGAAAGGCAATTGAAAGCGTTCGCCAAAAAAAATCCTGTAGCTGACCTGAATGCTCTTGCTGCTTATGGACGGCAATTGTCTGCAAATCTGCTTAGGCAATTGGCCTGGACCATCAGACAACAGGAAAAAGAAGGATCAGAAGGTCAGCAGTGGGCGAGGTTATTATCCACGGTAGAACCCTATGAACAATTAAATTAACTATGAAAGTAACATGAAAGCAGTACAACCACCATATGGAATAGTTTATATAACTGGAGCAGGTCCGGGTGATATTAACCTGGTTACGCTTAGGGCTAAAGCAGTTATTGAACAAGCCGATGTGATTCTGTACGATAACCTGATCAATGCTGAAATGCTTGGTTGGGCGCCTTCTGGTTGTGAAAAAATATTTGTGGGGAAATTGCCTTATTGCTCAGTTATTACGCAGGAAACGATCAATGAATGGATGGTTAACCATGCAGAAAAGGGCAAACGGGTAGTGCGACTGAAAGGCGGGGACCCCCTGATTTTCGGAAGGGGCGCAGAAGAAGCGGCCTACCTGAAGAAGCATGCCATTGCTTTTGAAATCATTCCCGGAGTCACCAGTAGCCTGGCTGCAGGTGCGTATTCGGGTATTCCTTTAACGCATCGCGATGCATCCCAAATGGTGCTCTTTGTAACCGGTCATACTAAAAAAGGCAGGAAAACAGGACTGAATTTCGATTGGCCGATGTTGGCAGCATTTGATGGAACCATCGTTTTTTATATGGGTGTGAAACATATTGACCAGATTTCACAACAATTGATAGAGGCTGGAAAATCACCTGAAACCCTCGTGGCTGTTATAGAAAATGGCACCCTATTGCACCAACGGGTTATTTCTGGTAATTTGGCGGGCATTGCCGACGATGTCATAGCAGCTGGTATCGGAACGCCAGCGCTGATCATTGTTGGAGAGGTGGTTCGGTACCACCAGGAATTGAATTGGTTTGAAAATATTCAAAAACAATTTCATCAAAGGATTGCCTGAAAAAACTAAACTATGTCTCAAACCCCTACCTATATATTGAGTTCTAAGATTCCTAAGAAAAAGCAGGTGATCGAATTTGCGCAGGAATTGGTGGATTACCTGTTCCCTGTTGTGGAAAATGAAAAGACTTATGAGGCGCGCCACCTTAAAAAACTGGATAGTCTTAAGAACCAGTTATCAGAAATATTATTTGCATTCGGTGATAATTACCAGGTGAACAAGGAGGATATAAATAGCAGTTTTTTTGAAAATCTCGATCAGGTTAAAGAGAAATTGCTACTAGATGCTGATGCATTGCAACAGTTTGACCCGGCTGCAAAATCGCTGGAAGAAGTGGTCCTGACCTATCCGGGTTTTATGGCAGTGATGTGTTATAGGATTGCCAATGTGTTGTATAAACTCCAGGTTCCATTAGTGCCGAGGATTATCAGCGAGTGGGCGCATTCGATTACCGGAATAGATATCCATCCGGGTGCAAATATCGGGGTGCCTTTCCTGATTGACCATGGAACAGGGGTAGTTATTGGTGAAACTTCTGTAATTGGAAAAAATGTGAAAGTTTACCAGGGTGTGACTTTTGGTGCACTTGCAGTTAAAAAGGAAGAAGCGGAAAAGAAAAGACATCCAACGATAGAAGATAATGTGATAGTGTATGCAAACAGTACAATCCTGGGCGGAAAGACCATTATTGGGCATGACAGTATAATTGGTGGTAACTGTTTTATTGTGGAGTCAGTTCCATCCCAAAGTATTGTGTATCACCAACCCATCACCACAGTAAAGAATAAAAAAGATTTTGCTGAACCCTTAAACTGGGTCATTTAAAATAGTTTAACCTAAATCTAAATCATCAATTCAAACGCTAATTATGGTTGCTTCTAACATTCTTGAAACTATCGGAAATACGCCTCATGTAAGGCTGAACAGGGTTTTCGGAAATACACATAATGTGTATATTAAGCTGGAACGTAGTAATCCTGGCGCCAGTATTAAAGACCGTATCGCTCTGGCCATGATTGAGGATGCGGAACAAAAAGGAATCCTGCATAAGGACAGTGTAATCATTGAACCGACCTCCGGAAACACTGGAATTGGTTTGGCAATGGTAGCCGCTGTAAAAGGATATAAAATCATCCTGGTTATGCCGGAAAGTATGAGTATCGAAAGAAGGCGCCTGATGAGTTTATATGGTGCGAGTTTTGAGCTGACCCCGCGCGAAAAAGGAATGAAAGGCGCCATAGAGAAGGCTAAGGAATTGGTTGCTGCCACGCCAAATGGATGGATGCCACAGCAGTTTGACAATCCGGCTAATACCGAAATACACCGGAAAACGACCGCGCAGGAGATTATAAAAGATTTCCCGAATGGTATCGACTACCTGATTACCGGCGTAGGAACAGGTGGACATATTACCGGATGTGCGGAAGTGCTTAAAGCAAAGTTCCCTAACCTGAAAGTATTTGCTGTTGAACCTGAATTGTCACCAATTTTAAGTGGAGGGTCACCCGCACCGCACCCCATCCAGGGAATTGGCGCAGGCTTTGTTCCATCCATATATAATAAGGATGTGATTGACGGGGTAATTACTGTAAGCAAAGATGATGCTTTTTCCTTTGCACAAAGAGCGGCAAAAGAAGAGGGGATTTTTATGGGGATTTCAAGTGGCGCATCCCTTGCTGCCGTATCAAAAAAACTCTCAGAGATCCCTGCTGGCAGTACTGTGTTAACCTTTAACTATGACACTGGTGAACGTTACCTGTCCATTGATGGACTTTATTAATCAACGAAAATCAACTCAATATAACCATGGAAATTAATCACCTGAATACTACGCTGGCCTCGCTGGATGCTGCTGAACGACTAAAATTTATAAGCAACCAGTTTACAGACGGAGTTGTTTTCTCTACCTCTCTCGGGCAGGAAGACCAGGTGATTACCTATTTTATTGCAAATCAAAAATTGCCTGTAAAAATTTTCACACTGGATACAGGAAGGCTTTTCCAGGAAACTTATGATTTATTGGATAAAACCATTGCCAGGTACAAGGTTCCTGTAGCCATTTATTTTCCTGATGCTGCAAAGGTAGAAGCCATGGTCAACGAAAAAGGACCGAATAGTTTTTATGAATCTGTTGAAAACAGGAAACAATGCTGTTATATCCGGAAAGTTGAACCACTGAACAGGGCCCTGGCGGGTGCTAAAGTCTGGATCACCGGCCTTAGGGCAGAACAGAGCGATAACCGGCATAACCTCCCATTCGCAGAATGGGATGAAGTCCATCAATTAATCAAAGTGAATCCATTGCTGGATTGGACCCTTGATAAGATGTTGGCTTTTATTACTGAACAGAATATTCCCTATAACTCCCTGCATGATAAAGGGTTTCCAAGCATCGGGTGTGCACCATGTACAAGAGCCATTGAACCAGGCGAAGATATCAGGGCCGGAAGATGGTGGTGGGAAGCCTCCAAAAAAGAATGTGGACTTCACCAGGAATCGGTTCAGCAAAATTAATAATAAGAAGAAAAGTAGAAATAATATGTCAAATAATTCAACCATACCTGCATTCCCAAGGATGTTAGAAGATGAGAGTATTTATATTATGCGGGAAGTGGCTGCTCAGTTTGAAAATCCAGCACTTTTATTTAGTGGTGGTAAAGATTCTATCACACTGGTTAGACTGGCTCAAAAAGCCTTCTGGCCAGGAAAAATTCCTTTCCCGTTATTACATGTTGATACCGGTCACAATTTTCCGGAAACCATTGAGTTCCGCGATTGGCTGGTTAAGGAAACCGGTGCAGAATTGATTGTGCGGTATGTACAGGATAGCATCGATGCCGGTAAGGTTAAGGAGGAAACCGGCAAATATGCCAGCCGGAATGTATTGCAAACGGTAACACTTTTAGATGCTATCGAAGAGTTTAAATTCGATGCTTGCATCGGTGGTGCAAGAAGGGATGAGGAAAAGGCCCGCGCAAAAGAACGGATATTTTCCGTACGAGATGATTTCGGCCAGTGGGATCCCAAAAAACAAAGACCAGAATTATTTGATATGCTCAACGGGCGTATTAATATCGGTGAAAACGTTAGGGTATTTCCAATCAGTAACTGGACAGAATTAGATGTATGGACCTATATCAAGGAAGAGCAGATGGCTATCCCCACGATTTACTTTACGCACAGCCGGGAAGTGATCGAACGTGATGGGATGATCTGGCCCAATAGCCCGTTCCTGAATACCAGCGCGGAAGAAATTCCTTTTGAAGAAATTGTTCGATTCCGTACAGTAGGTGATATGACCTGTACCGCAGCAGTAGCTTCAACAGCTAATAATATTGACGACATCATTCGTGAAATCCTTTCTGCTAAAATCTCTGAAAGAGGAGCCAGGATGGACGATAAGCGCAGTGAAGCCGCTATGGAACAACGAAAAAAAGAGGGATACTTCTAACTGGCAGAAGTATTCCCCTTAATTTTTTTTAAACCATTAATCTACCAAAACAATAGAGTAGAATCGTCGTATTTATCGGAGGCCAGGGTTGCTTGCCCATCCCGGATGTTGCCCATAGAACTAAGTAAATGCATTACGGACTTAAAAAAAGAAAAAACTGTTGATTATAAAGGAAAATTAATGAAACCACCATTAACCAAAATAAGATACCTGGATAATTCATATACCCTTGCTTCAGTAAATACCTTTAACGCAGCAGTGAATAAGGATGTTACAGGCGGAATGACATCTAATGACGCTGCTTTGAAAAACCGGGATATCTTGTCTGTGACCAACCTGGCTTCTACACAACCCGAGAAAATTGTTTCATTTGAAGCTGGTTATAAAGGTGTTTTCCTGGATAACAAGTTGTTTATCGACCTGGATTTTTATCACAATACCTACACCGGATTCCTTGGCCAGGTTGAAGTATCTGTTCCAATGGACGGTACTGTTGGATCTGATGCAGCTGTGATAGATATGCTAGCAGCAAATCGTAGCAAACAAACACGCTATCGTGTGTTTACTAATGCAAAAAACACCTATAGGAATTATGGATCTGCATTAGCAGTTACTTACCGGCTTTATAAAAAATTCACAGTATCCGGAAATGTGAGTTATAACAATATCAAGACAAACCAGCAATCGGATGTTTTCGTGACGGCATTCAATACCCCTAAAGGGTCATATAACCTGTCACTTGGAAACCGTGAGGTAGTCAATAACCTTGGTTTTAACATTGTTTGGAAATGGCAGTCTTCTTTCTTATGGGAAAGTCCATTGGCTAATGGTACAGTGCCAGCGTTCAATACCATTGATGCCCAGGTGACCTATCGTATTCCAGTTTGGAAAGCTTCGATAAAAGTTGGTGCTGCCAACCTGTTCAACAAGCGATATATCCAGTACGCAGTTGGTCCTACTATTGGTGGATTGTATTATACAACACTGATTTTTGATGGTTTATTCGGAAAAAATAATTCGGCTAAGTAATGATGAGATTTTTGCATGCAATTAAGCGGATGAAAGCTGCAGGTACTAAAAAGCACTTGCAACTTGTTATGTCTTGTTCTATATTTTGTTTGTTGCAGCAGAATTCACTTCATGCTCAAATTGCCAGGGTTACGGATTGGAACACAATTTCCTGGTTTCAGTTAGGAGCTGAAATTGAGTTTAATAAAAAATGGGGATTACATATTGATATTAATTCACGGTACGTGGATTTTGTAAATGATAATATGCAGAAATTGTTCCGGACTGGGGTGAATTTTAAAGCATCTGAAAAAATTTTAGTAAGAGCGGGATTTGTATTTGCCATGAATTCGCCATATGGCGATTACACCGTTAATGCCTATGGAAAACCATTCAATGAAAGAAGGCTATTCGAAATGGTAAGCATTTCAGATAAAATTGGCACTATTAATATAGAACATCGATTTGTCCTGGAACAAAGGTGGGGAGAGAAATATAGTAAACCGGAAATAGAAGAGCCAGATGAAACTTCTTACCAGAACCGTATCCGGTACCGGATACGACTTCAAAAACCGTTTTTGAAAAATAACCATAAGGGAAATTATCCATACCTGTTATTTTATGACGAAATAATGATTTCATTTGGTAATGAAGTGAACGCCAATATTTTTGACCAGAACCGGATCGCATTCCTTCTTGGATACCGATTCAATCAATTTGTACGGCTGGAAGCCGGATACCTGAACCAGATTGCCCAACTTCCAAGAAGGGTAGATAATAATAATGTATTTCAGCATAATAATGGATTACAGGTTAACCTGTTGCTGACCATCCCCACATCAAAAGATATTAATTGATATGAGCACCAAACACACCAATAATCTTTACCCAATCTTCCTTAAACTTGATCACCTCCGTGTGCTTGTTGTGGGGGGTGGATATGTCGGTGAAGAAAAACTGCATTCCTTGCTGAGGACAGCCCCAGGTGCAAAAGTGACAGTGGTGGCCATTGAGATCAGTGAAGCTATCCGAAAAATGAAAGAACATCATACCGGACTCACACTGATTCAAAAGTCATTTGCTGCGACAGATTTATTTGAACAGGATGTGGTTATTGCTGCAACAAATGATAAGG comes from Flavihumibacter fluvii and encodes:
- a CDS encoding DUF2490 domain-containing protein, whose product is MSCSIFCLLQQNSLHAQIARVTDWNTISWFQLGAEIEFNKKWGLHIDINSRYVDFVNDNMQKLFRTGVNFKASEKILVRAGFVFAMNSPYGDYTVNAYGKPFNERRLFEMVSISDKIGTINIEHRFVLEQRWGEKYSKPEIEEPDETSYQNRIRYRIRLQKPFLKNNHKGNYPYLLFYDEIMISFGNEVNANIFDQNRIAFLLGYRFNQFVRLEAGYLNQIAQLPRRVDNNNVFQHNNGLQVNLLLTIPTSKDIN
- the cysD gene encoding sulfate adenylyltransferase subunit CysD, yielding MSNNSTIPAFPRMLEDESIYIMREVAAQFENPALLFSGGKDSITLVRLAQKAFWPGKIPFPLLHVDTGHNFPETIEFRDWLVKETGAELIVRYVQDSIDAGKVKEETGKYASRNVLQTVTLLDAIEEFKFDACIGGARRDEEKARAKERIFSVRDDFGQWDPKKQRPELFDMLNGRINIGENVRVFPISNWTELDVWTYIKEEQMAIPTIYFTHSREVIERDGMIWPNSPFLNTSAEEIPFEEIVRFRTVGDMTCTAAVASTANNIDDIIREILSAKISERGARMDDKRSEAAMEQRKKEGYF
- a CDS encoding phosphoadenylyl-sulfate reductase, producing the protein MTMEINHLNTTLASLDAAERLKFISNQFTDGVVFSTSLGQEDQVITYFIANQKLPVKIFTLDTGRLFQETYDLLDKTIARYKVPVAIYFPDAAKVEAMVNEKGPNSFYESVENRKQCCYIRKVEPLNRALAGAKVWITGLRAEQSDNRHNLPFAEWDEVHQLIKVNPLLDWTLDKMLAFITEQNIPYNSLHDKGFPSIGCAPCTRAIEPGEDIRAGRWWWEASKKECGLHQESVQQN
- the cysK gene encoding cysteine synthase A; the encoded protein is MVASNILETIGNTPHVRLNRVFGNTHNVYIKLERSNPGASIKDRIALAMIEDAEQKGILHKDSVIIEPTSGNTGIGLAMVAAVKGYKIILVMPESMSIERRRLMSLYGASFELTPREKGMKGAIEKAKELVAATPNGWMPQQFDNPANTEIHRKTTAQEIIKDFPNGIDYLITGVGTGGHITGCAEVLKAKFPNLKVFAVEPELSPILSGGSPAPHPIQGIGAGFVPSIYNKDVIDGVITVSKDDAFSFAQRAAKEEGIFMGISSGASLAAVSKKLSEIPAGSTVLTFNYDTGERYLSIDGLY